GGTGGCCATCGCGGGCGGCATGGAGTCCATGTCCAACGTGCCCTACTACCTGGACAAGGCCCGCGCCGGCTATCGCATGGGCGACGGCAAGTTGGTGGACGGCATGATCTTCGACGGCTTGTGGGACCCCTACGGCAACTTCCACATGGGCAACGCTGGCGAGATGTGCGCCAAGGAATACAAGTTCACTCGCGAAGCTCAAGACGAGTTCGCGCGGGAGAGCTACCGCCGCGCCATGGCTGCCATCAAGGAAGGCATGTTCAAGAGCGAGATCGCGCCGGTGCCCGTGCCGCAGCGCAAGGGCGATGCGCTGATGGTGTCCGAAGACGAAGAGCCTGGCCGCGGCGATCCGAGCAAGTTCGACAAGCTGCGCCCCGCCTTCGCCAAGGACGGCACCATCACTGCTGCCAACGCTTCCAGCATCAATGACGGCGCTTCGGCGCTCGTGCTGGCCACGGGCAAGGCCGTGAAGGAGCACAAGCTCGAGCCCCTGGCGCGCATCGTGGGCTACGGCGGCGCAGCGCAAGAGCCGGACTGGTTCACCACGGCGCCAGCGAAGGCCATCGACGTGACGATGAAGAAGCTGGGCATGAAGACCAGCGACATCGATCTGTGGGAGATCAACGAGGCCTTCTCCTGCGTCACGATGGTCTGCAATCAGCTGGCCGGGCTCGACCCCGCCAAGGTGAACGTGCGCGGCGGCGCAGTGGCGCTGGGTCACCCGATCGGTGCCAGCGGCGCACGCATCCTGACCACGCTGCTGTTTGCCATGCGCGATCAGAAAGCGAAGCGCGGGCTGGCCACGCTCTGCATCGGCGGTGGCGAAGCCGTCGCGGTCGTCGTCGAGCGTCCCTGATCGAAGACTGGGCGGGCGCGTCGAGAAGGCGGCGCGCCCGCGGGGAAGAACGCGCGTCGAGTCGTCGGCGCGCCCGCGAGGAAGAACGCGCGAGTGCTAGGCGAGCGGATCAGCGAAGACATCGTGGGCCTGGCCGCGCGGACGCCCACGCTGCCGCCCGCGACGCACACCAACTCCTACGCGCTGGGTTCGCGCGAAGTGCTGCTCGTCGAGCCCGCCACGCCCTACGAGGATGAGCGCGCACAGTGGGTCGCGTGGGTGCGCGGCCTCGTGGCGCAGGGACGCACGCCGCTTGCTCTCGTGCTCACGCACCATCACGCCGACCACGTGGGGGGCGCCGACTTCCTCGCGCGAGAGCTGGAGCTGCCCATTTGGGCTCACGAAGCCACGGCAGCGCGTTTGCCGGAGCTGGCTGTTGCGCGTCGACTGCGAGACGGCGAGACCCTGCTCCTCGACGGGCCCCGCATTCAGCAGTGGCGTGTGTTGCACACGCCCGGTCACGCTCCCGGTCACGTGTGCTTGTTCGAGACTCAGAGCAAGACGGTCATCGTCGGCGACATGGTCGCGAGCGTCGGCACGATCCTGATCGAGCCGGGCGATGGCGACATGCGCGAGTACCTCGCGCAACTGCAGCGTTTGGCGGATCTGGACGCGAGCACCGCGCTGCCCGCCCACGGCGCGCCGATTCATGGGCCTTCCGCTTTGTTTCGTCACTACGTAACGCACCGCTTGATGCGCGAGGGCAAAGTGCTTGCAGCGCTCGAGCGAGGTCCCCTCGATGTCGAAGCGCTGCTGCCCTTGGTGTACGACGATACGCCCCAAAGCATCTGGCCTTTGGCGCGACTCAGCCTGCTTGCGCACTTGGACAAGCTACTTGCCGAGGGTAGGGTGGTGCTCCATGATGCAGCGTACGCGCTGAATGACGACTGACGTGGATGACTTCGCTCGAGCCTACGTGGCTGCCAGCTACCTGTTGGATCGCCGCGATGAGGCGCTGATGGCCGACATCAGCCCCAACCAAAGCGCACAGTCCTTGGTCAGTCGCCTCGGGCATGACGATCGCCAAGCGCGTGCACAAGCGCTGGCTGCCGAGCTCGCGCGCATCTCTCGTGCCGTGGAGGCGCGACGGATCAAATGACGATCGGTCGCGGCAGAGTGCTCAAGGCCGGTGCCGAGGGTTGGCAAGCGCTGCCGACGGCGCCTCCCGCAGCGCGGGCGCAGGGTCGACGCGTGCCGAAGGAGATCGTGGAGGCGGAGCTGCGCGCCAAGCAGATCGTGCAAGCGGCGGAAGCCCAGGCCAAGGCGACCCTGGAAGCAGCGAGGCAAGAGGTGGCCGGCGTGAAGCTGCGCGCCCAGGCCGAGGGCCGCGCGGAGGCGGCAGCTGCGCTCGCCGCTCGCGCGGTGGAGCTGAAGGTGCTCGAAGGGCGCGCCGACGAGCGCGCTCTCGATCGCTTGGTCCAGGTGGCCACGGTGCTCGCGGAGCGATTGCTCGGTGAGCGGCTGGTAGCAGATCCGACGCGAGTGACGGCACTCGCGCGTCAAGCGCTGCAAGAGGCGCGCGGCGCCCGCGCCATCAAGATCCACGCGCATCCCGAGGATGCCGCCGTGTTGCGTGCGGACCTGCACCGCCTGGGAGTGGATCCGAGCGCCGTGACCTTCGTGGAAGCACCGAGCCGCGTGCGTGGACACCTGCTGCTCGAAACGGACATCGGCGTCCTCGACGCAGAACTCGGACCGCAGTTGCAGCGCCTGGGTCAGCGCATTCGGGAATCCCTGGGTCCATGAGCGACGCGCCGCCCAGTTTTCCTCCCGTCGTGGAGAGCGCGCCGAACTCGGTGCCCTTGGGGGTAGGTAGCGGCGCTGCGACGCAAGCGACGCACGGCTACGAGTCCGAAATGCCTTTGCCCCAGTTCAACTGGCGCAAGAATGCGTTGTTGTTCGTCGCGACGGTGCTCAGCGTGTTCTACGTGGGCCAGAGCTGGACGGCCACGGCGGAGCAGAGCGCATGGCAGGCGCTGCGGGGCGCCTGGGTGTTCGCCGTACCGCTGATGACTATCTTGGTGGCGCATGAGCTGGGGCACTACATCGCGGCGCGCATCCATCGCGTGCCGGCGTCGCTCCCTTACTTCATCCCGTTTCCGATCCTGAATCCCTTCGGCACCATGGGCGCCGTGATCGTGATGCCTCGGCGCATTCGCTCCGCCAACGCTCTGCTCGACATCGGCGCGGCGGGGCCGCTCGCGGGAATGGCGGTGGCCATTCCCGTCATGCTGTTCGGACTGAGTCTCTCGCAGCTCGGACCCCGTTCGGACGTCGGCTACATCCAAGAGGGCCAGAGCCTGCTCTACTGGGCGCTGAAGGCGGCGGTGTTTGGCCACATCGCGCCTGACCAAGACGTCCAGCTACACCCAA
This genomic stretch from Polyangiaceae bacterium harbors:
- a CDS encoding acetyl-CoA C-acyltransferase produces the protein MTHHVNEVFVVSATRTPIGSYLGALSSMPAPKLGEVAIRAAVERANLKPGDIQEVYMGNVLSAGIGQAPARQAARFAGIPDEVPATTVSKVCGSGLQSVVLASRALMLGDVEVAIAGGMESMSNVPYYLDKARAGYRMGDGKLVDGMIFDGLWDPYGNFHMGNAGEMCAKEYKFTREAQDEFARESYRRAMAAIKEGMFKSEIAPVPVPQRKGDALMVSEDEEPGRGDPSKFDKLRPAFAKDGTITAANASSINDGASALVLATGKAVKEHKLEPLARIVGYGGAAQEPDWFTTAPAKAIDVTMKKLGMKTSDIDLWEINEAFSCVTMVCNQLAGLDPAKVNVRGGAVALGHPIGASGARILTTLLFAMRDQKAKRGLATLCIGGGEAVAVVVERP
- a CDS encoding MBL fold metallo-hydrolase, with translation MLGERISEDIVGLAARTPTLPPATHTNSYALGSREVLLVEPATPYEDERAQWVAWVRGLVAQGRTPLALVLTHHHADHVGGADFLARELELPIWAHEATAARLPELAVARRLRDGETLLLDGPRIQQWRVLHTPGHAPGHVCLFETQSKTVIVGDMVASVGTILIEPGDGDMREYLAQLQRLADLDASTALPAHGAPIHGPSALFRHYVTHRLMREGKVLAALERGPLDVEALLPLVYDDTPQSIWPLARLSLLAHLDKLLAEGRVVLHDAAYALNDD
- a CDS encoding FliH/SctL family protein; this encodes MTIGRGRVLKAGAEGWQALPTAPPAARAQGRRVPKEIVEAELRAKQIVQAAEAQAKATLEAARQEVAGVKLRAQAEGRAEAAAALAARAVELKVLEGRADERALDRLVQVATVLAERLLGERLVADPTRVTALARQALQEARGARAIKIHAHPEDAAVLRADLHRLGVDPSAVTFVEAPSRVRGHLLLETDIGVLDAELGPQLQRLGQRIRESLGP
- a CDS encoding site-2 protease family protein — encoded protein: MSDAPPSFPPVVESAPNSVPLGVGSGAATQATHGYESEMPLPQFNWRKNALLFVATVLSVFYVGQSWTATAEQSAWQALRGAWVFAVPLMTILVAHELGHYIAARIHRVPASLPYFIPFPILNPFGTMGAVIVMPRRIRSANALLDIGAAGPLAGMAVAIPVMLFGLSLSQLGPRSDVGYIQEGQSLLYWALKAAVFGHIAPDQDVQLHPTALAAWAGFLVTFLNMIPLGQLDGGHVAYALFGRRQNRIAAWVLFAPVVMFLYNAVVHVLPIVRRGFAEGFSKLGGQAWMPVSACTVWITVFILLLVMRRASGVGHPPVDDEKLSPVRKVVAVGTLLMFVAIFMPSPWVVY